From the Bacillus tuaregi genome, one window contains:
- a CDS encoding class I adenylate-forming enzyme family protein: MKKFISIPEALERAYKMNSEKEVLYDGYTRVTYGQLYKEAQLIASGLAQKGIQKGDRVIVCLPNWNEFVSLYFGLASLGAILVPCNTRYRADELSNVLVKSGAKAVFVAEEYKHAEFFQPFLNNNHSDLEHIFTVRFKQDDHLSLDDLLELGSAMPHPEVKIDPAEDVFSILYTSGTTGKPKGAMLTHSNFMYSAEVSNVKLKCTAEDVFLIAVPVFHVFGMGPGIMSAIAAGARMVLMDQYKAIHALELIEAERISVHHGVPTMFILELNHPRFSEFDLSSLRTGIIAAAPCPEEIVRKIRNDMGCNILVFYGLTESTASITATSFDDDDYIQSITVGRPLPDSEAKVVDAQGMTVQNNEVGELLLRGPGITKGYYQSPEQTIEAINHEGWFHTGDLATMDEKGYIRIVGRKKEMIIRGGFNIYPREIEEIFYKHPSVLEVVIIGLPDTVLGEVSCAAIKLKTGHDEDEGAMKDYIRDKVADYKVPDKIIFLDEFPMTDSGKIKRVALEKELRQQLQATLR; the protein is encoded by the coding sequence GTGAAGAAATTTATTTCAATACCTGAAGCACTGGAAAGAGCCTATAAAATGAACTCCGAGAAGGAAGTACTTTATGATGGATACACCCGAGTTACCTACGGACAATTATATAAGGAAGCACAGTTAATCGCCTCGGGGTTAGCTCAAAAGGGGATTCAAAAAGGAGATCGAGTGATTGTTTGTCTCCCTAACTGGAATGAGTTTGTTTCTCTCTATTTTGGATTGGCTTCATTGGGAGCTATATTGGTGCCATGTAATACACGCTATCGTGCAGATGAGCTCAGCAATGTATTGGTAAAATCGGGAGCAAAGGCTGTGTTTGTTGCCGAGGAATATAAGCATGCTGAATTCTTTCAGCCTTTTCTTAACAACAACCACTCCGATTTAGAACACATTTTTACGGTTCGGTTTAAACAGGATGACCACCTCTCATTAGATGATTTATTAGAACTAGGAAGTGCTATGCCACATCCAGAGGTCAAAATTGATCCGGCTGAGGATGTGTTCTCGATTCTTTATACATCTGGAACTACGGGTAAACCAAAAGGTGCGATGCTGACACATTCCAATTTCATGTATTCGGCAGAGGTATCGAATGTGAAATTAAAGTGTACAGCTGAGGATGTATTTCTCATCGCTGTACCTGTGTTCCACGTATTTGGAATGGGGCCTGGAATCATGTCGGCCATTGCAGCTGGAGCAAGAATGGTGTTAATGGATCAATATAAGGCCATTCATGCCTTAGAGCTGATTGAAGCGGAAAGGATTTCTGTTCATCATGGTGTCCCAACCATGTTCATCCTGGAGTTAAACCATCCAAGATTTTCTGAATTTGATCTTTCTTCGCTTAGAACAGGGATTATTGCAGCTGCACCATGTCCAGAAGAAATCGTAAGAAAAATTCGCAATGATATGGGCTGTAATATCCTTGTGTTTTACGGTTTAACAGAGTCCACCGCCTCCATTACGGCAACATCCTTTGATGATGATGACTATATTCAATCGATAACGGTAGGAAGACCTCTCCCTGATTCCGAAGCAAAGGTTGTGGATGCACAAGGGATGACGGTTCAGAATAATGAGGTAGGAGAATTATTGTTAAGAGGACCTGGGATAACAAAGGGCTATTATCAAAGCCCTGAACAAACCATTGAAGCCATCAACCATGAAGGTTGGTTTCATACAGGAGATTTAGCGACGATGGATGAAAAGGGATACATTCGAATTGTCGGCAGAAAAAAGGAAATGATTATCCGAGGTGGATTTAATATCTATCCTCGTGAGATTGAAGAAATTTTTTATAAGCATCCTAGTGTTTTAGAAGTGGTTATTATCGGGCTCCCTGATACGGTACTAGGAGAGGTGTCTTGTGCAGCGATTAAATTAAAAACGGGTCATGATGAAGATGAAGGAGCCATGAAGGACTATATTAGGGATAAAGTAGCCGATTATAAAGTTCCGGATAAAATTATATTTCTTGATGAGTTCCCAATGACCGACAGTGGAAAAATAAAACGGGTTGCTCTGGAAAAGGAATTAAGACAACAATTACAAGCAACGCTTCGATAG
- a CDS encoding acyl-CoA thioesterase: MEYHFQVRWGETDAAGIVFYPSFYSWMDEASHHYFTEIGYPTTKLYENENIGIPLVEAKCVFKSPLYFGDQVTVESTVSKVRNKVFTINHVFLKEGKMVAEGMEIRAWAALNPNLKAVSIPDEVRNALQQTGTAV; the protein is encoded by the coding sequence ATTGAGTATCATTTTCAAGTTCGCTGGGGTGAAACAGATGCGGCTGGAATTGTCTTTTACCCAAGCTTTTATAGCTGGATGGATGAAGCCTCACACCATTACTTTACCGAAATAGGATATCCGACAACTAAGCTTTATGAAAATGAAAATATAGGAATTCCGCTTGTCGAAGCAAAATGTGTCTTTAAATCGCCCTTGTATTTTGGTGACCAGGTGACCGTTGAATCGACTGTCTCAAAAGTACGTAATAAAGTGTTCACAATCAATCACGTATTTTTAAAAGAGGGTAAAATGGTTGCCGAAGGAATGGAAATTCGCGCTTGGGCAGCATTAAATCCCAACTTAAAAGCCGTTTCCATTCCCGATGAAGTGAGAAACGCTCTGCAGCAGACCGGCACTGCCGTGTAA
- a CDS encoding response regulator transcription factor, translated as MDKQINILVVEDDNDINQLLCRIIKKSQYLPQPVYSGTEAMLYLEKQKWDLILLDLMLPGMTGEELLTEIRSKGPIPIMIISAKNEQQTKIDCLRAGADDFISKPFDVEEVSARIDALLRRYHYSNETKQKNHLLHKDIQMDLEAKTVTVNGDLLTLTAREYAILALLMSSPKKVFSKSNLFESVWNEPFHGDDNTVNVHMSNLRNKLMKANPDEDYIETIWGMGYRLNS; from the coding sequence GTGGATAAGCAAATAAACATATTAGTCGTTGAAGATGATAATGACATCAATCAGTTACTCTGCAGGATTATAAAAAAAAGTCAATACCTCCCGCAGCCCGTCTATTCGGGTACAGAAGCGATGCTCTATTTAGAAAAACAAAAATGGGACCTCATCCTATTAGATTTAATGCTTCCTGGGATGACCGGTGAGGAGTTGCTGACAGAAATCCGGTCGAAGGGACCGATACCCATCATGATCATATCGGCTAAAAATGAGCAACAGACGAAAATTGATTGTTTACGCGCTGGTGCAGATGATTTTATCTCTAAGCCATTTGATGTGGAGGAGGTATCGGCTAGGATTGATGCTCTTCTGAGAAGATATCACTATAGCAATGAAACGAAACAAAAGAATCACTTACTACATAAGGATATTCAAATGGATTTAGAAGCCAAAACGGTTACAGTGAATGGGGACTTACTGACCTTAACAGCCCGTGAATACGCAATATTAGCCCTTCTAATGTCATCCCCAAAGAAGGTCTTTTCGAAATCGAATCTGTTCGAAAGTGTATGGAATGAGCCCTTTCATGGGGACGATAATACGGTCAATGTTCACATGAGTAACCTGCGCAATAAACTCATGAAGGCCAATCCGGATGAAGATTATATCGAAACGATTTGGGGAATGGGGTATCGCCTTAATTCTTAA
- a CDS encoding heterodisulfide reductase-related iron-sulfur binding cluster, producing MNRMLSLLNLLAFLAVAGYAVYLFVNLVYTRYLFIKLGKKAEFEPNLKERIHLVLKNGFGHSKLFKDNKSGLMHLVLFYTFFIIQIGLIELIVKGFINGYEFPFGEAHKYFSLLQEWATFLMLIAVLYGFFRRYGEKLKRLQWKRDGKAAFVYLALSTLTLSILITLGFEAVMLNHEPNLVYAPFSGVIAQLFSGIGANAGTFLFYVFWWIHMLTVFTFLVFVPQSKQFHELFAMVNIFFKKQGPVGKLNKIDFEDETKEVFGVGKIEDFKQQQLIDLYACAECGRCTNMCPASGTGKTLSPMDLILKMRDHLTEKGAAVTSRQPWAPAFVFKNTKANQLALAGSGTEEVAAAKEDVSLIGDVITEEEIWACTTCRNCEDQCPVMNEHVDKIIDLRRYLVLTEGKMNSDAQRAITNIERQGNPWGMNRKERVNWRDAVEEVIIPTAKELKKAGEVFDYLFFIGSMGSYDNRSQKLTQSFVRLLNHAGVKFAILGNEEKNSGDTPRRIGNEFLFQELANTNIETFKKYNVKKIVTMDPHAFNTLKNEYPEFGLEAEVYHHTQMLTMLMEEGKLKPSKAVDEIITYHDSCYLGRYNNVYDAPRDILKAIPGVTLVEPERKRETAMCCGAGGGLMWMEEDKGTRINVARTEQLLDTNPTIISTGCPYCLTMIGDGTKAKEVNEKVQTLDIVEILEKSII from the coding sequence ATGAATAGGATGTTATCATTATTGAATTTACTTGCTTTCCTAGCCGTGGCAGGATATGCAGTCTATTTATTTGTTAATCTTGTATATACCCGCTATTTGTTTATCAAGCTTGGCAAAAAAGCGGAGTTCGAACCAAACCTAAAGGAAAGAATCCATCTCGTTTTAAAGAACGGGTTCGGTCACTCGAAGCTGTTCAAAGACAATAAAAGCGGTCTGATGCATCTCGTTTTATTTTATACTTTTTTTATCATTCAGATAGGTCTTATTGAATTAATCGTAAAGGGATTTATTAATGGCTATGAATTTCCTTTTGGTGAAGCCCATAAATATTTTAGTCTCCTGCAGGAATGGGCGACATTCCTTATGCTTATAGCCGTTCTCTATGGCTTTTTCCGCCGATATGGCGAAAAGCTAAAGCGATTGCAATGGAAGCGCGATGGTAAAGCCGCATTTGTTTATCTTGCCTTAAGTACCCTGACTTTATCAATCTTGATTACATTAGGGTTTGAAGCGGTTATGTTAAATCACGAACCTAATCTAGTCTATGCGCCATTTTCAGGTGTGATTGCGCAGCTGTTTTCTGGAATTGGAGCCAATGCCGGAACGTTCCTGTTCTATGTATTCTGGTGGATTCATATGCTGACGGTCTTTACCTTCCTTGTGTTTGTACCACAGTCAAAGCAATTTCATGAGCTGTTCGCCATGGTCAATATTTTTTTCAAAAAGCAAGGCCCAGTGGGTAAATTAAATAAGATTGATTTTGAGGATGAGACAAAAGAGGTGTTTGGTGTTGGAAAAATTGAGGACTTTAAGCAGCAACAGCTGATTGATTTATATGCCTGTGCCGAATGCGGACGTTGTACCAATATGTGTCCGGCATCAGGTACCGGAAAAACATTATCTCCTATGGACTTGATTTTGAAGATGAGAGATCACTTGACAGAAAAAGGGGCAGCGGTTACGTCCAGACAGCCTTGGGCACCTGCCTTTGTTTTTAAAAACACAAAAGCCAACCAACTGGCGTTAGCAGGCAGTGGGACAGAGGAAGTCGCAGCCGCCAAGGAGGATGTTAGTTTAATTGGGGATGTCATTACAGAAGAGGAAATTTGGGCCTGTACAACGTGCCGAAACTGTGAAGATCAATGTCCTGTGATGAATGAGCATGTTGATAAAATCATCGATCTTCGCCGTTACTTAGTACTGACAGAAGGAAAAATGAATAGTGATGCCCAGCGCGCGATAACCAATATCGAGCGTCAAGGAAATCCATGGGGAATGAACCGTAAGGAACGTGTCAACTGGCGTGATGCTGTAGAGGAGGTCATCATTCCAACAGCAAAAGAATTGAAAAAAGCAGGCGAAGTGTTCGACTATTTATTCTTTATTGGCTCTATGGGGTCCTATGACAATCGCAGTCAAAAGCTGACACAGTCCTTTGTTCGACTATTAAATCATGCAGGGGTAAAGTTTGCGATTCTTGGGAATGAAGAAAAGAACTCCGGTGATACACCGCGCCGGATTGGTAACGAGTTCTTATTCCAGGAATTAGCCAACACAAATATTGAAACGTTCAAGAAATATAATGTGAAGAAAATTGTCACGATGGATCCACATGCGTTTAATACACTTAAGAATGAATATCCTGAATTTGGCTTAGAAGCAGAGGTATATCATCATACACAAATGCTGACTATGTTAATGGAAGAAGGCAAGCTGAAGCCGAGTAAGGCTGTTGATGAAATCATTACGTACCATGATTCCTGTTATTTAGGCCGTTATAACAATGTATACGATGCACCACGTGACATCTTGAAGGCGATACCAGGTGTTACTCTCGTAGAACCTGAGCGCAAGCGTGAAACGGCTATGTGCTGCGGTGCCGGCGGCGGACTCATGTGGATGGAGGAAGACAAGGGGACACGAATCAACGTAGCAAGAACGGAGCAGCTGCTTGATACAAATCCAACCATTATTAGTACAGGCTGTCCTTACTGCTTAACCATGATCGGTGATGGAACGAAAGCTAAAGAGGTAAATGAAAAGGTTCAAACGCTTGATATAGTTGAAATACTTGAAAAGTCCATTATCTAA
- a CDS encoding electron transfer flavoprotein subunit alpha/FixB family protein: MSKKVLVLGEVRQGELRQVSLEAIAAAKQIAAAGEVVGLLLGNEAASLAPTMIQYGADRVLVADHPHLQNFTPDGYTQAVMQVLELEKPEGFILGHTSIGKDISPRIAAKLNAGLISDAVALEQDGEKFIFTRPIYSGKAFEKKVMKEGLIFATIRPNNIEALAKEEARTGEIASFAVDMKDLRTIVKDIVRKTAGGVDLSEAKVIVSGGRGVKSEEGFNILQELADALGGAVGASRGACDAGYSDYSLQIGQTGKVVTPDIYIACGISGAIQHVAGMSNSKVIVAINKDPEANIFSIADYGIVGDLFEVVPLLVAEFNFIQQKSATSICGG, encoded by the coding sequence ATGTCAAAAAAGGTATTAGTTTTAGGTGAAGTACGTCAAGGAGAGCTGCGCCAGGTTTCGCTTGAAGCGATTGCGGCAGCGAAGCAAATAGCAGCTGCAGGAGAGGTCGTTGGACTTTTGCTAGGAAATGAGGCTGCTAGTCTAGCCCCGACTATGATTCAATACGGAGCAGATCGTGTTTTAGTGGCTGATCATCCACATTTACAGAACTTTACACCTGATGGATACACGCAGGCAGTCATGCAGGTGCTAGAGCTGGAGAAACCTGAAGGCTTTATTTTGGGACATACTTCGATTGGAAAGGATATTTCTCCACGAATTGCTGCGAAGTTAAATGCTGGTTTAATTTCTGATGCAGTAGCCCTTGAACAGGACGGCGAGAAGTTCATCTTTACTCGCCCAATTTACTCAGGGAAAGCGTTTGAGAAAAAGGTTATGAAAGAGGGATTGATTTTTGCTACAATTCGTCCGAATAATATCGAAGCCTTAGCAAAGGAAGAAGCACGTACAGGTGAAATAGCATCCTTTGCGGTTGATATGAAGGATCTACGTACAATCGTAAAAGACATTGTACGCAAAACGGCAGGCGGCGTTGATTTGTCAGAGGCGAAGGTGATTGTATCCGGCGGCCGTGGTGTAAAGAGTGAGGAAGGGTTTAACATCCTTCAGGAGTTAGCTGATGCACTTGGTGGTGCAGTAGGGGCTTCACGCGGTGCTTGTGATGCGGGGTACAGTGATTATTCCTTACAGATTGGTCAAACTGGAAAGGTAGTGACACCTGATATTTATATCGCCTGCGGAATATCTGGTGCGATTCAGCATGTAGCCGGTATGTCAAACTCAAAAGTGATTGTTGCCATCAACAAGGATCCCGAAGCCAATATTTTCAGCATCGCTGATTATGGAATTGTTGGAGATCTCTTTGAAGTGGTGCCGTTATTAGTAGCTGAGTTTAACTTCATTCAGCAGAAGTCCGCAACTTCTATATGTGGGGGATGA
- a CDS encoding electron transfer flavoprotein subunit beta/FixA family protein, translating to MNIYVVMKRTFDTEEKISIINGQINEESAEFIINPYDEYAVEEALKLREEHGGEVTVVTLGEEEAEKQLRTALAMGADKAVLIHDEEVGEGDEFTSAFILSTYLKDQKADIILAGNTTVDGSSGQVGPRLAEALGFSCVTTITKLAVEGDKAIIERDVEGDVETVEVQLPLLVTCQQGLNEPRYPSLPGIMKAKKKPLEKLDLDDLDIDEEEAEAKTTTVNRFMPAAKSTGRILAGEISQQVKELASLLR from the coding sequence ATGAATATTTATGTTGTGATGAAACGTACTTTTGACACAGAAGAAAAGATTTCTATTATAAACGGACAAATCAATGAGGAAAGTGCAGAGTTCATCATTAATCCTTATGATGAATATGCCGTTGAAGAAGCTCTTAAACTACGAGAAGAACATGGCGGCGAAGTAACGGTTGTGACATTAGGGGAAGAAGAAGCGGAGAAACAGCTTCGAACAGCCCTTGCGATGGGTGCTGATAAAGCCGTTCTGATTCATGATGAAGAGGTGGGAGAAGGTGACGAATTTACATCTGCATTCATTTTAAGCACCTACCTGAAAGACCAAAAGGCCGATATTATTTTAGCGGGAAATACAACCGTTGACGGCAGTTCCGGTCAAGTCGGCCCGAGACTTGCAGAAGCATTAGGATTCAGTTGTGTGACAACGATTACGAAGCTGGCAGTGGAAGGGGACAAAGCCATCATCGAACGTGATGTCGAAGGAGATGTGGAAACGGTTGAAGTACAGCTTCCATTGTTAGTAACCTGCCAGCAAGGATTAAATGAACCGCGCTATCCTTCCCTACCAGGCATTATGAAGGCGAAGAAGAAACCGTTAGAAAAACTAGATTTAGATGACCTAGACATTGATGAGGAAGAGGCAGAAGCAAAAACAACCACTGTTAACCGCTTTATGCCGGCAGCCAAGAGTACAGGAAGAATCCTTGCAGGTGAAATCTCTCAACAAGTGAAAGAGCTTGCCTCTTTACTACGATAA
- a CDS encoding helix-turn-helix domain-containing protein, translated as MEITNNEKIVKRLDAHLRLTTRQMIHYDTEEETLKFLVHSIRSKLSCDFVGIILIDGDRFIPKLWEHALTTGIESFSLSVDQCNPNLLTKSMMFTSKDKDSTCEFTNLWIEQELPAWFTVPLKDEFHSLGFFIAGYLQPVTFFPELEQSFDEFGKDVAAAINLFKSKELQQTRIQGVEWINQNSSLDLSVEAAVAKLAKGASKLVGADAACIYLYDENKNCFIYQPPSYGNMDREHKIKVEKNDELSHYFPNVETPGAKQLTIPLLFNQKTVGVLFIENKNNGIFTQDDLETLDFLSNHVAVMLENARLYRNEKENKQRLHYLLDYQQSLVKKTVEGDSFDGITDTLSKLFSTSVILLDRFLRPLSYKLFEKEEEELQELIELATYKIVQSQQPVGLWFTPKENHAIHLGAWPIDGGGDLLGYLVVDMTNDELDTYNRLSINIARNIYSVQFIKQKLVLDAREQVKESFMNKLLVEKIDDEESIIQYANLFKWDLFRPHRVAVLSLSIQDKNKKINVLEMEAQKSLIWEQIKEKISHRHPEIRMANKDGESILVVPTESEEGKPKVYWSKLYQYVKSWMDINFKHFQVYITVGGKTEKLSDYYVGYIQALKALNVVMNRFYDIGFALFDELGSYTILHELKDSKISDLFIQKHLAPLLEYSEGKSMDLFQTLRVYLERNGSIKETAEELYIHRSSLIYRLEKIVDLLDIDINDSEYRFDLMMAYKLYDLHIGKVDLS; from the coding sequence ATGGAAATAACCAATAATGAAAAGATAGTCAAGAGATTAGATGCTCACCTTCGCCTGACAACCCGGCAAATGATTCATTATGATACGGAAGAGGAAACATTGAAATTCTTAGTTCATTCCATTCGTTCGAAGCTTTCATGCGACTTTGTCGGGATCATTTTAATCGATGGAGATCGCTTTATTCCAAAGCTATGGGAGCATGCGTTAACAACAGGAATAGAAAGTTTTTCTCTAAGTGTGGACCAATGTAATCCCAATTTATTAACGAAAAGTATGATGTTTACCTCTAAGGATAAAGATTCTACCTGTGAATTTACCAATCTATGGATAGAGCAAGAATTACCGGCATGGTTTACGGTACCATTGAAGGATGAATTCCATTCATTGGGGTTTTTTATTGCAGGTTATCTTCAGCCAGTAACCTTTTTTCCGGAATTGGAACAGTCCTTCGATGAATTCGGAAAAGACGTTGCGGCGGCTATTAACCTCTTTAAAAGTAAGGAGTTGCAACAAACGAGAATACAGGGAGTAGAATGGATTAATCAAAACTCGTCACTAGACCTTTCGGTTGAAGCAGCCGTAGCGAAGCTGGCAAAAGGGGCAAGTAAACTGGTTGGAGCCGATGCTGCTTGTATTTATTTATATGATGAAAATAAGAATTGCTTTATTTACCAGCCTCCTTCTTACGGTAACATGGATCGAGAACATAAGATAAAAGTCGAAAAGAATGACGAATTATCCCATTATTTCCCCAACGTAGAGACTCCAGGTGCTAAGCAACTAACCATTCCTTTACTATTTAATCAAAAAACCGTAGGAGTATTATTTATTGAAAATAAAAATAACGGTATTTTTACACAGGATGACTTAGAAACATTAGACTTTCTATCAAATCATGTTGCCGTCATGCTGGAAAATGCCCGTTTGTATCGGAATGAAAAGGAGAATAAACAGAGACTTCATTATTTACTGGATTATCAACAATCTCTCGTCAAAAAAACAGTAGAGGGAGATAGTTTTGACGGAATAACAGATACCCTTAGCAAGCTATTTTCGACTTCTGTTATATTGCTCGATCGATTCTTAAGGCCACTATCCTATAAGCTTTTTGAAAAAGAAGAAGAGGAGCTTCAAGAGTTGATTGAGCTTGCCACCTATAAGATTGTTCAAAGTCAACAGCCTGTCGGGTTATGGTTTACCCCAAAGGAGAACCATGCTATTCACTTAGGTGCCTGGCCGATTGATGGAGGAGGAGATCTATTAGGCTACCTAGTCGTCGATATGACGAATGATGAACTGGATACGTATAATCGCTTAAGCATAAATATCGCTCGAAATATCTATTCGGTGCAATTTATTAAACAAAAGCTCGTGTTAGACGCGAGGGAACAGGTGAAGGAAAGCTTCATGAATAAACTGCTTGTAGAGAAAATTGATGATGAAGAAAGCATCATTCAATATGCTAATCTATTTAAATGGGATTTATTTCGCCCCCATCGCGTGGCAGTTCTTTCTCTATCGATTCAAGATAAGAACAAAAAGATAAATGTATTAGAAATGGAAGCACAAAAGTCATTGATATGGGAACAAATAAAAGAAAAAATTTCACACCGCCATCCGGAAATTCGCATGGCGAATAAAGATGGTGAATCGATCCTTGTTGTTCCGACTGAAAGTGAGGAAGGGAAACCAAAGGTATACTGGTCGAAGCTCTATCAGTATGTAAAATCATGGATGGACATTAATTTCAAACATTTTCAGGTTTATATAACGGTTGGTGGAAAAACAGAAAAATTAAGTGACTACTATGTTGGCTATATTCAAGCATTAAAGGCGTTAAATGTAGTCATGAATCGTTTTTATGATATCGGATTTGCGCTGTTTGATGAATTAGGCTCCTATACGATATTACATGAATTAAAGGATTCGAAAATATCAGACCTATTTATTCAAAAGCATCTGGCTCCATTACTGGAGTATTCTGAGGGTAAAAGTATGGATTTATTTCAGACACTGCGGGTCTATCTTGAACGAAATGGGAGTATCAAAGAAACAGCGGAGGAATTATATATTCACCGAAGCTCGCTTATCTATCGACTTGAGAAAATTGTTGATTTACTTGATATCGATATTAATGATTCAGAATATCGATTTGATTTAATGATGGCGTATAAGCTCTATGATTTACATATAGGCAAAGTGGATCTTTCCTAA
- a CDS encoding solute carrier family 23 protein codes for MSIFKRKDGEIQPYWPIGKYQLRLPFIHYRLETPELIQGVVIFTIGLSMIEIMRTVLGMSYEAALAIVILHLILMVLPSTLGVPFVSGFITPVLPVLIVFLGKFEPGPEAVRALIAVQFVTALIFFLLGVTGLGQKVIKILPNSLKAGILIGAGIGAIMGEIQEGGRLAATPITLTIGGMLCLYIMFSLHFKKLYAHNRFFKKIANFGIVPAILIAMVVGWIVGEYSMPQVQWGITIPNIAELWNVTPFVVGFPSLSLLISAIPTGILAYIIAYGDIIVGENIVRRANEARKDEKIQYDMNQVHMVTAVRGFLHSFFAPHPGLAGPLFSAGTASVAERYTFGRKAMDSIFSGSNSLVISMICALFVLPLVTFFQPILPVAYSITLILTGYLCVTLGVKQVNTEEEIGVAVVMAVVLALYGAAYGLMIGMVLYFLIQRKNLLSLKKDGMEKAVTEKQEEKAEQIS; via the coding sequence ATGTCTATCTTTAAAAGAAAAGATGGAGAAATCCAGCCCTATTGGCCGATTGGAAAATATCAATTGAGGCTGCCGTTTATCCATTATCGTTTAGAAACACCTGAGTTGATTCAAGGGGTTGTTATTTTTACCATTGGACTGAGTATGATTGAAATTATGAGGACGGTCCTCGGGATGTCCTATGAGGCAGCCTTAGCGATTGTCATTCTACATCTGATCCTAATGGTATTGCCTTCTACCCTTGGTGTTCCATTTGTTTCTGGTTTCATCACCCCGGTGTTACCGGTATTGATTGTCTTCCTAGGAAAATTCGAACCCGGTCCTGAAGCCGTTCGAGCCTTAATTGCTGTGCAGTTTGTGACAGCGCTCATTTTCTTTCTTCTTGGGGTCACAGGTCTTGGACAAAAGGTGATTAAGATTTTGCCTAATTCATTGAAAGCAGGAATTTTAATTGGTGCCGGGATTGGAGCCATAATGGGGGAAATTCAAGAAGGCGGCCGGCTAGCGGCAACCCCTATTACGTTAACAATCGGTGGAATGCTTTGCTTATATATCATGTTCTCTCTTCATTTCAAGAAGCTATACGCTCATAACCGTTTCTTTAAGAAAATTGCTAACTTTGGGATTGTACCCGCCATTCTTATCGCAATGGTCGTGGGCTGGATTGTGGGCGAATATTCGATGCCACAGGTACAATGGGGAATTACAATCCCGAATATTGCGGAATTATGGAATGTAACACCATTTGTTGTTGGCTTCCCTAGCCTCAGCTTACTAATAAGTGCGATTCCAACAGGGATTCTTGCTTATATTATAGCTTATGGTGATATTATCGTTGGTGAAAATATCGTCCGCCGTGCAAATGAAGCTAGAAAAGATGAAAAAATTCAATATGATATGAATCAAGTTCATATGGTGACAGCGGTTCGCGGATTTTTACATTCCTTCTTTGCACCGCATCCAGGGTTAGCAGGCCCATTATTCTCTGCCGGAACAGCCTCAGTTGCCGAACGATATACCTTTGGCAGAAAAGCAATGGATTCGATTTTTTCTGGTTCTAATTCACTCGTTATTTCGATGATATGTGCCCTATTCGTCTTACCGCTTGTTACATTCTTTCAACCCATTTTACCGGTTGCTTATTCCATCACACTCATCCTGACAGGGTATCTCTGTGTAACACTTGGCGTGAAGCAGGTAAATACAGAAGAAGAAATCGGTGTTGCCGTAGTCATGGCCGTTGTCCTTGCACTTTACGGTGCGGCATATGGATTAATGATTGGGATGGTGCTTTACTTCCTTATCCAACGTAAGAATCTATTGTCCTTGAAAAAAGATGGAATGGAAAAGGCCGTAACGGAAAAACAAGAAGAAAAAGCTGAACAGATTTCATAA